Proteins from a genomic interval of Rhizobium sp. SL42:
- a CDS encoding FadR/GntR family transcriptional regulator, which yields MPVAPSTENSNYALEKLRDLIRHGDVAADGKLPTERMLSETLGLSRRAIRRALEVLEAEGAIWRKQGSGTYVGQKPDEWSDQLETIVAGTNFMEIMEVRLRIEPQLAQLAALRAKGTDIDIMRELAQKILASEDADAKELWDGALHRQIAQAAGNQLFLSIFDVINRVRQDDAWQAIRERARSSANTMSISNAQHATIIDAIAARDPAKAGEAMRQHLLMLQERLVRQTSMDHLESDPLGNVS from the coding sequence ATGCCAGTTGCGCCTTCAACGGAAAACTCGAATTACGCGCTGGAAAAGCTGCGGGATCTCATTCGACATGGTGACGTCGCGGCTGACGGCAAGCTGCCGACGGAGCGCATGCTGAGCGAAACACTGGGCCTAAGCCGCCGGGCAATCCGCCGGGCGCTGGAGGTTCTGGAGGCCGAGGGCGCGATCTGGCGCAAGCAGGGATCCGGTACCTATGTCGGCCAGAAGCCGGACGAATGGAGCGACCAGCTCGAGACCATCGTGGCCGGGACCAATTTCATGGAAATCATGGAGGTGCGCCTGCGGATCGAGCCGCAGCTCGCACAACTCGCCGCCCTTCGCGCCAAGGGCACCGACATCGACATCATGCGCGAACTCGCCCAGAAGATCCTCGCCAGCGAGGATGCCGATGCCAAGGAACTCTGGGACGGCGCACTGCACCGGCAGATCGCGCAAGCCGCCGGCAACCAGCTTTTCCTGTCGATCTTCGACGTCATCAACCGGGTGCGCCAGGACGATGCCTGGCAGGCGATCCGCGAGCGGGCCCGCAGCAGCGCCAACACCATGAGCATTTCCAATGCACAACATGCGACCATCATCGACGCCATCGCGGCACGCGATCCGGCCAAGGCCGGCGAAGCCATGCGCCAGCACCTGCTGATGCTGCAGGAACGACTGGTCCGCCAGACATCCATGGACCACCTGGAGAGCGACCCGCTCGGCAATGTGTCCTGA